One Phragmites australis chromosome 23, lpPhrAust1.1, whole genome shotgun sequence DNA window includes the following coding sequences:
- the LOC133905770 gene encoding uncharacterized protein LOC133905770 codes for MYPIAWVTVENETYDSWYWFVSLLQKNLNISAGGEGWVLIFDQQKGLLKVVAKLIPNAEHGMCARHIYENWRKKYTDHKLAQDTPQGANGMMNTAVEHWCRAHFKLGSYSDSIDNNICESFNNSIMDSRFLPVISMHESIRCKVMVRIQENRSKAHKWLGTICPNMFKKLKLNIERSAKCSVLWNGQDGFEVKEKEMRRYTVNLV; via the exons ATGTATCCTATTGCATGGGTAACCGTGGAGAATGAAACATATGACTCTTGGTATTGGTTTGTTAGCTTGCTGCAGAAAAACCTAAACATCAGTGCTGGAGGTGAAGGATGGGTTCTCATTTTTGACCAGCAGAAG GGCCTTCTCAAGGTAGTAGCTAAGCTGATTCCAAATGCAGAGCATGGGATGTGTGCAAGGCACATATATGAAAATTGGAGGAAGAAGTACACTGACCACAAGCTGGCCCAAGACACTCCTCAAGGAGCCAATGGTATGATGAACACTGCAGTTGAGCACTGGTGCAGGGCACACTTCAAGTTAGGGTCATATAGTGACTCTATTGATAACAATATTTGTGAGAGTTTTAACAACTCTATCATGGACTCTAGGTTCCTTCCAGTGATTTCCATGCATGAATCTATCAGATGCAAGGTCATGGTCAGAATTCAAGAAAATAGAAGCAAGGCACACAAGTGGCTAGGGACAATTTGCCCCAACATGTTCAAGAAGCTGAAGCTGAACATTGAGAGATCTGCCAAGTGCAGTGTGCTATGGAATGGTCAAGATGGCTTTGAGGTGAAAGAGAAGGAGATGAGGAGGTACACTGTGAATTTGGTGTAG